In the genome of Quercus robur chromosome 3, dhQueRobu3.1, whole genome shotgun sequence, one region contains:
- the LOC126719867 gene encoding protein VASCULATURE COMPLEXITY AND CONNECTIVITY-like — MAKTLCAFICLLIVVMDVIAGILGIAAEIEQNKGMKHLRVWIFECRDPSEKAFKLGLAAAKLLVLAHVIANMLGVCNCICSQEELRRASLSRKLSVALLIFTWIVFAVGLSMLAIGTSSNQKSKASCGFSSHHFLSLGGNLCFVHGLFSLLYYVSSTATLS; from the exons ATGGCCAAGACATTATGTGCTTTTATTTGTCTGTTGATCGTGGTAATGGATGTCATAGCTGGGATCCTAGGCATTGCAGCCGAAATTGAACAAAACAAG GGCATGAAGCACCTAAGGGTATGGATATTTGAGTGTAGAGACCCAAGTGAAAAGGCTTTCAAGCTAGGTTTAGCTGCAGCAAAACTTCTGGTTCTAGCTCATGTCATAGCCAACATGCTTGGTGTGTGTAACTGCATTTGTTCTCAAGAAGAGCTCAGAAGGGCTTCCCTAAGTAGGAAACTCTCAGTGGCCCTCCTCATTTTCACTTG GATTGTATTTGCTGTGGGATTGTCTATGCTGGCGATAGGAACTtcatcaaaccaaaaatcaaaggCTTCCTGTGGTTTCTCAAGCCATCATTTTCTGTCCCTTGGAGGGAATTTGTGTTTTGTGCATGGCCTATTTTCTTTGTTATATTACGTTTCTTCCACTGCCACCCTTAGCTAA
- the LOC126719868 gene encoding uncharacterized protein LOC126719868 produces MYNEIEGNYDDVAISTFKRGLPTEYGLRKSLTGKPVTSVHQLMDRIDKYKRVEEDQQTGKGKAKAVHAVFRDPLHQILEKVKNESFFKWPNRMAGDPAKRNQNLYCQYHQEPRHTTDDCRNLKNHLDQLVREGKLRHLLHHSGGRQEQTSVEARQSTLRPPIGTINVILTALGRIDSHPFRVMSVARLPIEADDHESKRAKGMASPMLGFSDKDKVGIIQAHDDALVVTLRIGEYDMKRVLVDQGSAVEVMYLNLYKRLKLRLKDLTAYDSPLVSFEGKTITPKGQIKLPIQTGSDIVEVDFIVVDAYSPYIAIVARPWLYALGPVSSTLHQKVKYPSKGRVKEVIGDQAMARQCMVSSISRRPSAEPSTSTENGL; encoded by the exons ATGTATAACGAGATAGAGGGAAATTatgatgacgtcgccatcagcaccttcaagagAGGCCTGCCGACAGAGTATGGTTTAAGGAAATCCCTGACTGGGAAACCGGTCACCAGCGTGCACCAACTAATGGACCGAATCGACAAGTACAAGAGGGTCGAAGAGGACCAGCAGACGGGTAAGGGtaaagcgaag GCagtccacgctgtgttccgGGATCCATTACATCAGATCTTAGAGAAAGTTAAGAACGAGTCGTTctttaaatggccaaataggatggcaggcgaccccGCGAAACGCAACCAGAACCTATATTGTCAATACCACCAGGAACCGAGGCACACCACCGATGACTGCAGAAATCTGAAAAACCACTTGGACCAGCTGGTCCGAGAGGGAAAGCTGAGACATCTCTTGCATCATTCTGGTGGCCGACAAGAGCAGACGAGTGTCGAGGCAAGGCAAAGCACCTTAAGACCGCCTAttggcacgataaatgtcattcttacCGCTCTAGgaagaatcgactcccatcctTTCAGAGTGATGTCAGTGGCCCGACTCCCCATTGAAGCTGACGACCATGAGTCTAAGAGGGCTAAAGGGATGGCCTCGCCCATGCTCGGATTCTCGGATAAGGATAAAGTTGGAATTATCCAGGCTCACGATGATGCTCTAGTCGTCACACTCAGGATTGGGGAATATGACATGAAGAGGGTGCTAGTCGATCAGGGCAGTGCTGTGGAGGTAATGTACCTCAACCTGTACAAGAGGCTAAAGCTGAGACTCAAAGACCTGACGGCATACGATTCCCCTTTGGTAAGTTTCGAAGGGAAAACCATTACTCCGAAAGGCCAGATTAAACTGCCTATACAAACAGGCTCGGACatagtggaggtggacttcatagtGGTGGACGCATATTCGCCCTACATCGCCATTGTAGCTAGACCTTGGCTCTATGCCCTAGGGCCTGTCTCCTCAACCTTACACCAAAAGGTGAAGTACCCGTCGAAGGGTCGGGTCAAAGAAGTGATAGGGGACCAAGCCATGGCCCGGCAATGCATGGTGTCCTCTATCTCGCGACGGCCAAGTGCCGAGCCCTCAACCTCTACCGAGAATGGCTTATAG
- the LOC126718633 gene encoding uncharacterized protein LOC126718633 — protein MTPSSPLSLLFFFFLSITVQTQLFQTVCGREEIEKGVGRRGLLSFIETPKGSNVSFECSPSGPCISCLYSEKTDEKYRCSETGYRIPLKCVEIKDNSKNRNGNGKGKSSRNSRSTLEISHGNEILLAESLDAGELTTSMKHRSLLEDPSTPEGGPQAYITYRSCLPPVNEEKMSVLEFEGIVLCLLLVSSSIIYFRRKRTISMTTFGAGRIQTNSRF, from the exons ATGACTCCAAGTTCACCACTttctctcctcttcttcttcttcctttcaatCACTGTGCAAACCCAATTGTTCCAAAC aGTTTGTGGAAgagaagaaatagagaaaggAGTTGGGCGCAGAGGTCTGCTGAGTTTCATAGAAACCCCTAAAGGAAGCAACGTTTCCTTTGAATGCTCTCCTTCTGGTCCTTGTATTTCCTGCCTTTATTCCGAAAAG aCTGATGAGAAATATCGATGCAGTGAGACTGGCTATCGTATCCCTTTGAAATGTGTAGAAATTAAAGATAATTCAAAGAACAGAAATGGGAATGGGAAAGGGAAAAGTTCTCGGAACAGTCGATCTACTCTGGAAATCTCTCACGGCAATGAAATATTACTTGCAGAATCTCTTGATGCTGGAGAACTCACTACTTCAATGAAACATAGAAGTTTACTGGAGGATCCATCAACACCAGAGGGTGGACCGCAAGCCTATATTACTTATAGAAGCTGTTTACCACCAGTTAATGAAGAGAAGATGTCAGTGCTTGAGTTTGAG GGGATTGTGTTGTGTTTGTTGCTCGTTAGCAGTTCAATTATATACTTCAGAAGAAAGCGGACCATTTCCATGACTACTTTTGGAGCAGGGAGGATCCAGACCAACTCTAGGTTTTGA